One Ricinus communis isolate WT05 ecotype wild-type chromosome 2, ASM1957865v1, whole genome shotgun sequence DNA segment encodes these proteins:
- the LOC8281425 gene encoding non-specific lipid-transfer protein B produces the protein MMKGAVISVLAAAIILQAMAMQGEAVNCGQVNKALSSCVPFLTGFDTTPSLTCCAGVMELKRLAPTVKDKRIACECVKTAAARYPNIREDAASSLPYKCGVVINVPISKTTNCHEIN, from the exons ATGATGAAAGGAGCAGTGATATCAGTGCTGGCTGCTGCAATCATCCTCCAGGCGATGGCAATGCAAGGAGAGGCAGTTAACTGTGGGCAGGTGAACAAGGCACTGAGCTCCTGCGTTCCCTTCCTGACAGGGTTCGATACTACTCCTTCTCTTACATGTTGTGCTGGGGTCATGGAATTGAAGAGGCTTGCTCCCACCGTCAAAGATAAAAGAATCGCATGTGAGTGTGTCAAGACCGCCGCAGCTCGCTACCCAAATATAAGGGAGGATGCTGCCTCCTCCCTCCCTTATAAGTGTGGGGTTGTCATTAATGTCCCCATCTCTAAAACCACTAACTGCCATGA GATCAACTAA
- the LOC8281426 gene encoding non-specific lipid-transfer protein A-like, with amino-acid sequence MKGIIISVLGVTVIMVQLMAMQGVAIDCAQVNLLLGTCMPYLIGFDSSPSLACCAGVRNLKRLAPTTADRRVACDCVKAAAARHPNIRDDAASTLPNKCGVDFNIPVSNTTKCQDIN; translated from the exons atgaagggAATAATTATATCAGTGCTGGGTGTTACAGTTATCATGGTTCAATTGATGGCAATGCAAGGAGTGGCTATTGACTGTGCGCAAGTGAACTTGTTATTAGGCACTTGCATGCCATACCTTATAGGATTTGATTCTTCTCCTTCTCTTGCGTGTTGTGCTGGGGTCAGGAATTTGAAGAGGCTTGCTCCGACCACCGCTGATCGGAGAGTTGCATGCGACTGTGTTAAGGCTGCTGCGGCCCGCCACCCAAATATAAGGGATGATGCTGCCTCTACCCTCCCTAACAAGTGCGGGGTTGACTTTAATATTCCTGTCTCTAATACCACCAAATGCCAAGA CATAAACTAA